A genomic region of Paramormyrops kingsleyae isolate MSU_618 chromosome 19, PKINGS_0.4, whole genome shotgun sequence contains the following coding sequences:
- the LOC111840255 gene encoding uncharacterized protein isoform X1: MAWVAAVRRKEITFNRISPFMRVCSLHFHKGQPAYEMMETDPDWAPSLHLGHTYVTPTDIARFERQSRREQLRKEILQAAEMGVDKDGELGELQSEDSTPEPGGESNQQQTEDGTPDTGEDGGQLYAEEWTHEAVGESDELITEDEIQNSSHDVAQTECELCVLRCAEIIRLLEENRELRRELNECRISDGFFGEDDEKVKYYTGLPNLGIFMALFRFLVPLMHGQRKILTPFQMLLLTFMRLQLDLPPQHLAHLFWISPKTVYRTFNEMVSFLHANLRRSTVWPERETLRKIMPHEFVEAFGHRVAVIIDCFEIFTERPSNLKARAQMFSSCKHHHTMKYLIGITPKGAICFLSKGWGGRTSDKHITPNSGFLANLLPGNIVLADRGFDIQECVGMLCAEVKLPAFTKGYCQLAARDVEETRKIAHLRIHVERVIGNVCQKYKILTGTTPINMILPCEVTMLDKVVTVCCALTNQCPTVV, encoded by the exons ATGGCCTGGGTCGCAGCGGTGAGACGCAAGGAGATCACGTTCAACAGGATATCTCCGTTCATGCGTGTTTGCTCTCTGCATTTTCATAAAG GACAACCAGCTTATGAAATGATGGAGACTGACCCTGACTGGGCACCATCCCTACATCTGGGGCATACATATGTTACACCCACAGACATTGCACGCTTTGAAAGACAAAGTAGACGTGAGCAGCTACGGAAAGAGATACTGCAAGCAGCAGAGATGGGGGTCGACAAGGATGGAGAACTTGGAGAGCTGCAGAGTGAGGATAGCACACCAGAGCCTGGTGGTGAAAGCAACCAGCAACAGACTGAGGATGGGACACCTGACACTGGAGAAGACGGTGGTCAGCTATATGCCGAAGAGTGGACACATGAGGCAGTAGGAGAAAGTGATGAGCTCATCACTGAGGACGAGATACAGAACAGCAGTCATGACGTGGCACAGACTGAATGTGAATTGTGTGTGCTCAGGTGTGCAGAAATAATCCGCCTGTTGGAAGAAAACAGAGAGCTACGACGTGAACTCAATGAGTGCAGGATATCTGATGGTTTCTTTGGAGAGGATGATGAAAAAGTAAAGTACTATACAGGTCTGCCAAACCTGGGAATCTTTATGGCATTATTCAGGTTTTTGGTACCTCTCATGCATGGTCAAAGGAAAATTCTCACCCCATTTCAAATGCTCCTGTTAACTTTCATGCGCCTTCAATTGGATCTGCCTCCACAACACCTAGCTCATCTGTTTTGGATTTCCCCAAAGACAGTGTACAGAACATTCAATGAAATGGTGTCATTTTTACATGCAAACTTGAGGCGTTCTACTGTAtggccagagagagagacactgcGCAAAATTATGcctcatgagtttgtggaggccTTTGGACACAGAGTGGCAGTGATTATTGACTGTTTTGAGATTTTCACTGAGAGACCATCAAATCTGAAAGCACGTGCCCAAATGTTTTCCAGCTGTAAGCACCACCACACTATGAAATACCTGATAGGTATTACTCCCAAGGgagccatttgttttttatcaAAAGGCTGGGGAGGTCGTACAAGTGACAAACATATAACGCCGAACAGTGGTTTTCTTGCTAATCTGTTGCCTGGGAATATTGTCTTGGCTGACAGAGGTTTTGACATACAGGAATGTGTGGGCATGTTGTGTGCAGAGGTCAAACTTCCAGCGTTTACTAAAGGCTACTGTCAGTTGGCAGCTAGAGATGTGGAGGAAACTAGAAAAATAGCACATTTGAGAATCCATGTTGAAAGGGTCATTGGAAATGTCTGCcagaaatataaaattttaacaggAACCACTCCTATAAACATGATTCTTCCATGTGAAGTCACAATGCTGGATAAAGttgtcactgtgtgctgtgcctTGACAAACCAATGCCCAACTGTAGTCTAG
- the LOC111840255 gene encoding uncharacterized protein isoform X2 has protein sequence MMETDPDWAPSLHLGHTYVTPTDIARFERQSRREQLRKEILQAAEMGVDKDGELGELQSEDSTPEPGGESNQQQTEDGTPDTGEDGGQLYAEEWTHEAVGESDELITEDEIQNSSHDVAQTECELCVLRCAEIIRLLEENRELRRELNECRISDGFFGEDDEKVKYYTGLPNLGIFMALFRFLVPLMHGQRKILTPFQMLLLTFMRLQLDLPPQHLAHLFWISPKTVYRTFNEMVSFLHANLRRSTVWPERETLRKIMPHEFVEAFGHRVAVIIDCFEIFTERPSNLKARAQMFSSCKHHHTMKYLIGITPKGAICFLSKGWGGRTSDKHITPNSGFLANLLPGNIVLADRGFDIQECVGMLCAEVKLPAFTKGYCQLAARDVEETRKIAHLRIHVERVIGNVCQKYKILTGTTPINMILPCEVTMLDKVVTVCCALTNQCPTVV, from the coding sequence ATGATGGAGACTGACCCTGACTGGGCACCATCCCTACATCTGGGGCATACATATGTTACACCCACAGACATTGCACGCTTTGAAAGACAAAGTAGACGTGAGCAGCTACGGAAAGAGATACTGCAAGCAGCAGAGATGGGGGTCGACAAGGATGGAGAACTTGGAGAGCTGCAGAGTGAGGATAGCACACCAGAGCCTGGTGGTGAAAGCAACCAGCAACAGACTGAGGATGGGACACCTGACACTGGAGAAGACGGTGGTCAGCTATATGCCGAAGAGTGGACACATGAGGCAGTAGGAGAAAGTGATGAGCTCATCACTGAGGACGAGATACAGAACAGCAGTCATGACGTGGCACAGACTGAATGTGAATTGTGTGTGCTCAGGTGTGCAGAAATAATCCGCCTGTTGGAAGAAAACAGAGAGCTACGACGTGAACTCAATGAGTGCAGGATATCTGATGGTTTCTTTGGAGAGGATGATGAAAAAGTAAAGTACTATACAGGTCTGCCAAACCTGGGAATCTTTATGGCATTATTCAGGTTTTTGGTACCTCTCATGCATGGTCAAAGGAAAATTCTCACCCCATTTCAAATGCTCCTGTTAACTTTCATGCGCCTTCAATTGGATCTGCCTCCACAACACCTAGCTCATCTGTTTTGGATTTCCCCAAAGACAGTGTACAGAACATTCAATGAAATGGTGTCATTTTTACATGCAAACTTGAGGCGTTCTACTGTAtggccagagagagagacactgcGCAAAATTATGcctcatgagtttgtggaggccTTTGGACACAGAGTGGCAGTGATTATTGACTGTTTTGAGATTTTCACTGAGAGACCATCAAATCTGAAAGCACGTGCCCAAATGTTTTCCAGCTGTAAGCACCACCACACTATGAAATACCTGATAGGTATTACTCCCAAGGgagccatttgttttttatcaAAAGGCTGGGGAGGTCGTACAAGTGACAAACATATAACGCCGAACAGTGGTTTTCTTGCTAATCTGTTGCCTGGGAATATTGTCTTGGCTGACAGAGGTTTTGACATACAGGAATGTGTGGGCATGTTGTGTGCAGAGGTCAAACTTCCAGCGTTTACTAAAGGCTACTGTCAGTTGGCAGCTAGAGATGTGGAGGAAACTAGAAAAATAGCACATTTGAGAATCCATGTTGAAAGGGTCATTGGAAATGTCTGCcagaaatataaaattttaacaggAACCACTCCTATAAACATGATTCTTCCATGTGAAGTCACAATGCTGGATAAAGttgtcactgtgtgctgtgcctTGACAAACCAATGCCCAACTGTAGTCTAG